The following is a genomic window from Neurospora crassa OR74A linkage group III, whole genome shotgun sequence.
ctgatgctgctgttgtgCTTGGCCCAGTCGATGACGTCCTGGCCTGTCAAGCTGGTCTCGCGACCTTCCTTCAGGGTGATGTAGGCCTTGGGCCGCTCGCCCCAGTGGGAGTCGGGAACGGCAACGACGCCGGCCTCGAGAATGTCGGGGTGCTCAGCGAGCATGGACTCAAGAGCTACGGAGGAGATGTTCTCGCCGCCTATTGACTAAAAGATTAGTTCCAAAATTTTTTCCctcttatttctttttttctctttttctttcttatgAGAAGACGGGGTAAGAAAAGGGGTTAGAAAACTAGGTTACTTACCAGAGATGATAATATCCTTTGCGCGATCCTGAATATGGATACTTCCATCGGGATGCCAAACGGCCAAGTCGCCCGTGTGTAGCATGCCACCTGCAAACAGCTTTCTCGTCGCTTCGGGGTCCTTGTAGTAGCCTTTGCAGCAGATGTTGCCAGTGAAAATAATCTCACCAACCTCCTGGCCGTTTTTCTCCACGTCAATCAACACTCCCTCGGGCTGGTCGGGCTTGATGATGCGAGCTGGCAAGCTGGTGATAAAGCCATGTCCCTGGCGGGCCATCTTGGCGTACTTGtcatgaggaggaaggttaTCCCACGAAGGAAGGATATAACCCCTCGTAATTGGGCCATAGGTCTCGGTAAGGCCATACACATGCACAGGGAAGAGGTTCAGACTTGTCATCTGCTCGAACAGATGGGGAGTCGGGGGCGAGGCGGCGACAGTAACACGAACGGGCTTGGGAAGagcctcggcctccttggcaGCGCAAAGGAGGGTGTTAACAGTGGGCGCGGCGCAAAAGTGTGTCACGCCTTCCTCCTTCAGCAACTTCCAGATCAAGGGATAGTCAATCTTGCGTAGGCACACATGGGTCCCACGCACGGCGCAGACGGCCCAAGGAAAAGTCCAGCCCATAGCGTGGAACATGGGAAGTGTCCAGAGGTACTTGGAACGACCATCGGCAACGTTGAGTCCAGACTCGATGACATTGGCGAGCGTGGCAAGATAAGCACCGCGGTGGGTGTATACGCAGCCCTTGGGCTTGGAGGTGGTGCCAGAGGTGAAGGGGATGGCGATCATATCATCCTCATTGGCGACGGTCTGATTCTGTAGATCGGCCCAGCCCTTGCTGCCGGTGGCCTTATCGTGGTTGAGACCCTCCATTACCGCCTCATCAAAAGGGCCGCAAAGCGCACCTTCTGTGGCATCAGTGTCCTGTACATGGTGTCAGCAGTTTCTTCATCTAGCTTACAATCGTCTCCCAAAAGCTACATACAACATCAATAATAACGGGGACACCAGGGTGCTCCTTCTTGTACGAGTTGAGAAGGTGGGCGTATTCGGCATCGGCGATAATGGAATCCACCTCTGCAAAGTCGAAAATGTAGGTAATATCCTCAGGCTTCAGGCGGATGTTGACAGGCACTATGACACCGCCAGCCGCTACGATACCATAAACAGACTCGAGGAAGGCCGGGGTGTTGGGAGCCAGGAGGCCAACGCGCTTGTAGCCATGCTTGCGTAGGTAGTAGGCAAGACCCCGAGCGCGATCGGCGAACTCGATGTAGGAACGCCTGAGTGTCTTGCCGTTGGCGGTGATGTGAAAGATGGCCTCGGCCTCAGGCTCAATGGCAGCCGCCCGCTCAAGGAAGACGGTGGGCGTTAGATTGTGGATGTGATGTGCTGGCTGTCCATGGGGAAGCAGGTGGTTCAGGACGCTCCTGAGTCTTGATGGCGCACCGGACATGGTTAAAGTTGTGTGTGATTGGCTGATGGGTGGTGAACAGAGGTGGGGTGTAGTAACTTGTCAAGTCGACGACGCTGGAATGTTCTTCGAGACAAATAAGTTGGGCGTGTGGTGTAATCTCAGGGCTGGAAACTAGACAGGCAGGACGACTGAAGATGATGGGTATAATATCAGGTATCGTGAACTCCACAAAAACGAAACTAAACTGGACGATTGAAGAAAGCAAGCGGTTGTTCAACACACTAAGAGTAAGTCGGGAAGGACGGAAGTGACGGAAGTTAAAAAGACAGacagagaagaagagcaacAACAAATCAGGAGGTGTCGATATGTATAAGACACACAAAGGACCAAGACAGATTTATAGTTTGCAAGGATCACAGGGCAGAGCCTCCTCACATCTGGAGAATGACGAGCAGGGGAATTCGGCAAACGGGGATAACGGTGTTGGGCCTTTCTGGATCTGGGCATTTCCAGCTGTCCGAACTCCATCATATCCAAGATC
Proteins encoded in this region:
- a CDS encoding AMP-binding domain-containing protein; the protein is MSGAPSRLRSVLNHLLPHGQPAHHIHNLTPTVFLERAAAIEPEAEAIFHITANGKTLRRSYIEFADRARGLAYYLRKHGYKRVGLLAPNTPAFLESVYGIVAAGGVIVPVNIRLKPEDITYIFDFAEVDSIIADAEYAHLLNSYKKEHPGVPVIIDVDTDATEGALCGPFDEAVMEGLNHDKATGSKGWADLQNQTVANEDDMIAIPFTSGTTSKPKGCVYTHRGAYLATLANVIESGLNVADGRSKYLWTLPMFHAMGWTFPWAVCAVRGTHVCLRKIDYPLIWKLLKEEGVTHFCAAPTVNTLLCAAKEAEALPKPVRVTVAASPPTPHLFEQMTSLNLFPVHVYGLTETYGPITRGYILPSWDNLPPHDKYAKMARQGHGFITSLPARIIKPDQPEGVLIDVEKNGQEVGEIIFTGNICCKGYYKDPEATRKLFAGGMLHTGDLAVWHPDGSIHIQDRAKDIIISGGENISSVALESMLAEHPDILEAGVVAVPDSHWGERPKAYITLKEGRETSLTGQDVIDWAKHNSSISKFMVPREVEIVKELPKTSTGKIKKNELRVWAKTGTIPN